The Sorangiineae bacterium MSr11367 genome window below encodes:
- a CDS encoding sigma 54-interacting transcriptional regulator: MNLDDWVATGAHELADVVRLADGTEAALDELLQRGLEWLGRIAPYDLAVVFELEGAELRARAARGALASPDVRTHRIRLDDWPSIRLAVEERRSRVFTEEDHAHGEGDPFDGLMDFPHGHACMVVPLTTGREVFGIMSLDRTECQTYPRPVVDLAEVFGRLLALSIQCIKQGQKLAEATLHGEERIQALDRHLEAMTEQAGILEGSRVPKVRDLARQARLVASTNSTVLLLGETGTGKERLARYIHDASPRSQRPFIPVNCAALPSNLLESELFGHERGAFTGAVRARSGLFRAANGGTLFLDEVGELPPELQGKLLRALQGGEITPVGSERTIQVDVRVVAATHVDLEHAVAARRFREDLYYRLSVYPLYLVPLRERKDDVPLLAEALLRELAPRVGKSKLRLSRAALEALERLDFPGNVRELSNVLERGAIRADSSIIDVAHLRLTKPAGKGARASSPPSEGDALVSLAENERLHIARVLEATGGRLYGQGGAAEILGIPPSTLQSRMKRLGMPRASDR, encoded by the coding sequence ATGAATCTCGACGACTGGGTGGCGACCGGCGCCCACGAGCTGGCCGACGTGGTTCGGCTGGCCGATGGGACGGAGGCCGCACTCGACGAGCTTCTCCAGCGCGGTCTGGAGTGGCTCGGGCGGATCGCTCCGTACGATCTGGCGGTGGTGTTCGAGCTCGAGGGGGCCGAACTGCGGGCGCGGGCGGCACGGGGCGCGCTGGCCTCGCCCGACGTGCGCACCCATCGCATCCGCTTGGACGACTGGCCATCGATTCGCCTGGCGGTGGAGGAACGGCGAAGCCGCGTCTTCACCGAAGAGGACCACGCGCACGGAGAGGGCGACCCGTTCGATGGACTCATGGACTTTCCCCATGGGCACGCGTGCATGGTGGTGCCGCTGACGACCGGCCGCGAAGTGTTCGGCATCATGTCGCTCGACCGCACCGAGTGCCAGACGTACCCGCGTCCGGTGGTGGACTTGGCCGAGGTGTTCGGGCGCTTGCTGGCGTTGTCCATTCAATGCATCAAGCAAGGGCAGAAGCTCGCCGAGGCGACATTGCATGGCGAAGAGCGCATTCAGGCGCTCGATCGGCATCTCGAGGCCATGACCGAGCAAGCCGGCATTCTCGAAGGCAGCCGCGTGCCCAAGGTGCGCGATCTGGCGCGGCAGGCGCGGCTGGTGGCGTCGACCAATTCGACCGTGCTGCTTCTCGGCGAGACGGGCACCGGCAAAGAGCGGCTGGCGCGCTACATCCACGATGCGAGCCCGCGCAGCCAGCGGCCGTTCATCCCGGTCAATTGTGCCGCGCTGCCGTCGAACCTGCTCGAGAGCGAGCTTTTTGGGCACGAGCGCGGTGCCTTCACCGGTGCGGTGCGCGCCCGCTCGGGGCTCTTTCGGGCGGCCAACGGCGGCACGCTGTTTCTCGACGAGGTGGGCGAGCTCCCCCCCGAGCTGCAGGGCAAACTTCTGCGCGCGCTGCAGGGCGGAGAGATCACCCCGGTGGGCTCGGAGCGGACCATTCAGGTCGACGTGAGGGTCGTCGCCGCAACCCATGTCGATTTGGAACACGCCGTGGCCGCGCGGCGCTTTCGCGAAGATCTGTATTACCGCTTATCGGTGTATCCTCTGTATTTGGTTCCTCTGCGCGAGCGCAAAGACGATGTACCGCTTTTGGCCGAAGCACTCTTGCGCGAGCTTGCGCCGCGCGTGGGCAAGAGCAAACTCCGTCTCTCACGCGCAGCCCTCGAGGCCCTGGAGCGGCTCGATTTCCCGGGCAACGTGCGCGAGCTCTCCAACGTGCTCGAACGGGGGGCCATTCGCGCCGATTCGAGCATCATCGATGTGGCGCACCTGCGGCTCACGAAGCCCGCAGGCAAAGGCGCGCGCGCCAGCTCGCCGCCTTCGGAGGGAGACGCGCTGGTATCGCTCGCGGAGAACGAGCGCCTCCACATTGCCCGCGTTCTCGAAGCCACGGGCGGCCGCCTCTACGGCCAAGGCGGCGCGGCGGAGATCCTCGGCATCCCGCCGAGCACCCTGCAAAGCCGCATGAAGCGCCTCGGCATGCCCCGCGCAAGCGACCGCTAA
- a CDS encoding Flp family type IVb pilin, with protein sequence MTKDIMKLVKDEKGAAAVEYALILVSVILVVSGTYRKLGKIINRAVNDALAEF encoded by the coding sequence ATGACGAAAGACATCATGAAGCTAGTCAAGGACGAGAAAGGCGCAGCAGCCGTCGAGTACGCGCTCATCCTCGTGTCCGTTATCCTAGTCGTTAGTGGCACTTACAGAAAACTCGGCAAGATCATCAACCGCGCCGTCAACGACGCTTTGGCCGAGTTCTGA
- a CDS encoding catalase: MGMAHAAPSLTKENGAPVADNQKSQAAGPGGSVLLQDFHLVEKLARFDRERVPERVVHARGVGAYGEFVSAGDLSAYTRASMLLQKGKKTPMFVRFSTVIHPSGSPETLRDPRGFALKFYTDQGNWDIVGNNLDVFFIRDAMKFPDMVHALKPSPVTNRQDPNRFFDFFQHVPESTHMLTQLYSDLGIPSDYRHVDGSSVHAFKLVNAKGEVYYAKFSWKTRQGLAFLETPEKVAAAQAKDFSHATKDLYDAIGRGDFPKWDLRAQIIPASKVNAFRFNPLDATKRWPEKEIPPVLLGTFTLNTVPPNFFQHSEQSAFSPGVLVPGVEPSEDALLQGRLFAYADTQRYRVGPNYQQLSVNAPRVPVRSNIQDGAMNFILRSGDVNYEPSSVAPLSETSATAAPTPPEAREAAAKTENFYQAGEFYRSLARDAQTRLVNNFAGDLKQVRSAEIKTKIVGYLRQADKEYGDRVAALVGIR; the protein is encoded by the coding sequence ATGGGCATGGCCCACGCGGCGCCGAGCCTCACCAAGGAAAATGGAGCACCGGTCGCGGACAACCAAAAGAGCCAAGCGGCAGGCCCGGGTGGTTCGGTGTTGCTTCAGGATTTTCACCTCGTCGAGAAGCTCGCGCGTTTCGATCGCGAGCGCGTTCCCGAGCGCGTCGTCCACGCGCGAGGGGTCGGTGCCTACGGCGAATTCGTCAGCGCGGGTGACCTGTCGGCGTACACGCGCGCATCGATGCTGTTGCAAAAAGGCAAGAAGACGCCGATGTTCGTGCGCTTCTCCACGGTCATCCACCCGTCCGGCTCACCGGAGACTTTGCGCGACCCCCGCGGATTTGCCCTCAAGTTCTATACCGATCAAGGCAATTGGGACATCGTTGGCAACAACCTGGACGTCTTCTTCATCCGCGATGCCATGAAGTTCCCCGACATGGTGCACGCGCTCAAGCCGTCGCCGGTCACCAACCGACAAGATCCGAATCGCTTCTTCGATTTCTTCCAGCACGTGCCCGAGTCCACGCACATGCTGACGCAACTCTATTCGGATCTCGGCATTCCCTCGGACTATCGCCATGTCGATGGTTCTTCGGTCCACGCCTTCAAGCTCGTGAACGCGAAGGGCGAAGTGTACTATGCAAAGTTCAGCTGGAAGACGCGCCAGGGGCTGGCCTTCCTGGAGACGCCCGAAAAGGTCGCCGCTGCGCAGGCCAAAGACTTTTCGCACGCCACGAAAGATCTCTACGATGCGATCGGCCGCGGTGATTTTCCGAAGTGGGATTTGCGCGCCCAGATCATTCCGGCGTCCAAAGTGAATGCCTTTCGCTTCAATCCGCTCGATGCGACGAAGCGGTGGCCGGAGAAAGAGATCCCGCCGGTGCTGTTGGGCACGTTCACGCTGAATACCGTCCCGCCGAATTTCTTCCAGCACTCGGAGCAGAGCGCCTTTTCGCCGGGCGTGCTCGTTCCCGGGGTCGAGCCGTCCGAGGACGCGCTTTTGCAGGGGCGGCTTTTCGCCTATGCGGACACGCAGCGTTACCGCGTGGGCCCCAATTACCAGCAGCTCTCGGTCAACGCCCCGCGCGTGCCCGTTCGCAGCAACATCCAAGATGGCGCGATGAATTTCATCCTTCGCTCCGGCGACGTGAATTACGAACCGAGCTCCGTCGCCCCGCTCTCGGAAACGAGCGCAACCGCGGCCCCGACACCGCCGGAGGCCCGCGAGGCCGCCGCCAAGACGGAGAACTTCTACCAAGCGGGCGAGTTCTATCGGTCGCTCGCGCGCGATGCGCAAACGCGCCTGGTGAACAACTTCGCGGGCGATTTGAAGCAGGTTCGAAGTGCCGAGATCAAGACGAAGATCGTCGGGTATTTGCGTCAAGCCGACAAGGAATACGGCGACCGCGTGGCCGCCTTGGTGGGGATTCGGTGA
- a CDS encoding LysR substrate-binding domain-containing protein, whose product MFGRGGRTFPWEFVGADGEPVLKSVHGRFTFNHGGAILHAAVEGHGLALLPNWMIADAIRSGQLVPVLPGATTRGFPLHAVWPRTPYLSPKVRVMVDALVRRFLPTPPWERTQKKPGRKEMSQRRAHA is encoded by the coding sequence ATCTTCGGCCGCGGTGGCCGGACCTTCCCGTGGGAATTCGTCGGCGCGGACGGCGAACCGGTGCTCAAGTCCGTCCACGGGCGGTTCACGTTCAACCACGGAGGCGCCATTCTCCACGCCGCCGTCGAAGGGCATGGCCTCGCGTTGCTTCCGAATTGGATGATCGCCGACGCCATTCGGAGCGGCCAGCTCGTGCCCGTGCTTCCCGGGGCGACGACGCGCGGCTTTCCCCTTCATGCCGTGTGGCCGCGCACCCCTTATCTTTCCCCCAAGGTGCGCGTCATGGTCGATGCGCTGGTGCGCCGCTTCCTACCGACACCCCCGTGGGAGCGCACGCAGAAAAAGCCTGGACGAAAGGAGATGTCCCAACGACGGGCGCACGCCTAG
- a CDS encoding ankyrin repeat domain-containing protein gives MKLALKAFLVLTLAACGSSGRTEPTPTRTSAAEAPPSKVLSADEAKRYVLEASREGDVEVLRGLIAAKAEVNVADDKGYTPVILAAYHGHLAALEVLLAAGADACKGDKNGNTALMGAAFKGHDLVVERLSREKCDIDQGNGSGRTALMFASLIGRTGITRLLESRGAHSDKRDTTGKTAADWAATQGADLRTPQ, from the coding sequence ATGAAGCTTGCCCTGAAAGCCTTTCTCGTTTTGACCCTCGCCGCCTGCGGCTCCTCGGGCCGCACAGAGCCCACACCCACGCGCACGTCCGCCGCCGAAGCGCCGCCGTCGAAGGTCCTCAGCGCCGACGAGGCCAAACGCTACGTGCTGGAGGCTTCCCGCGAGGGCGACGTGGAGGTGCTGCGCGGTTTGATCGCCGCCAAAGCGGAGGTGAACGTGGCGGACGACAAGGGCTACACGCCCGTGATCCTCGCGGCCTACCACGGACACCTCGCTGCATTGGAGGTGCTGCTCGCCGCCGGCGCCGACGCCTGCAAAGGCGACAAGAACGGCAACACGGCGCTCATGGGCGCCGCCTTCAAAGGCCACGATCTGGTCGTCGAGCGCCTAAGCCGCGAAAAATGCGACATCGATCAAGGCAATGGCAGCGGCCGCACCGCCTTGATGTTTGCCTCGCTCATCGGCCGCACCGGCATCACGCGCCTCCTCGAATCGCGCGGCGCCCACAGCGACAAGCGCGACACCACGGGCAAAACCGCCGCCGACTGGGCCGCCACCCAAGGCGCCGATTTGCGCACTCCTCAATAG